Proteins encoded within one genomic window of Pedobacter africanus:
- a CDS encoding MerR family transcriptional regulator has protein sequence MKKYSISDIERLIGVKAHTIRAWEVRYNLVPPKRTATNIRYYDDEDLKMLLNIVALNENGYKISRIAKLSKEQIADLVKQLNTEWGNETVQLLNLSNAALRYDENDFSNILTGCIEEMGLIKTMDVVLFPFMKRVGMLWQSGTIDPSQEHFASNLIRDRIIVEIDKIEKPEKKDALRFILFLPEAEMHETGLLFARYLLKRCGHETLYLGSEIPYLDIQKLIKSYKPDYTFIVLTSLNLGKDINKIIGRVMDHVDVPLLVAGSLISEFDILVKDKLIPLKNVCDMVDFLEEL, from the coding sequence GTGAAGAAATATTCCATCAGTGATATAGAACGTCTTATAGGTGTAAAGGCCCATACCATCAGGGCCTGGGAGGTGAGGTATAACCTTGTGCCACCCAAGCGCACGGCAACTAATATCCGCTATTACGACGACGAAGACCTGAAAATGCTGCTTAATATTGTCGCATTAAATGAAAACGGGTATAAAATCAGCCGGATTGCGAAACTTAGCAAGGAACAGATCGCAGACCTGGTTAAACAGCTGAATACCGAGTGGGGAAATGAAACGGTACAGTTATTGAACCTTTCGAATGCTGCATTAAGGTACGATGAAAATGATTTTTCAAACATCCTGACCGGATGTATTGAAGAAATGGGCCTGATCAAGACAATGGATGTGGTTTTGTTCCCTTTTATGAAAAGGGTTGGGATGCTGTGGCAAAGTGGCACAATAGACCCTTCTCAAGAACATTTTGCTTCCAATCTCATCAGGGACCGGATTATTGTAGAGATCGATAAAATAGAAAAACCTGAAAAAAAGGACGCATTACGTTTTATCCTTTTCCTGCCGGAAGCTGAAATGCATGAAACAGGATTGCTTTTTGCACGTTACCTGTTAAAAAGGTGCGGGCATGAGACACTCTACCTGGGGTCTGAGATTCCTTATCTTGATATTCAGAAATTAATTAAATCTTACAAGCCAGATTATACATTTATTGTTTTGACCTCTTTAAATCTGGGTAAAGACATTAATAAAATTATCGGTAGGGTAATGGACCATGTAGATGTTCCGCTGCTTGTTGCAGGGAGCCTGATCTCTGAATTCGACATTCTTGTAAAGGATAAACTTATACCTTTAAAAAATGTTTGTGACATGGTCGATTTTCTTGAAGAATTATAA